GGACAACTATCTGTTCTGGCGCGCTAAGGTGTTGCCGTTGCTACGTAGCCATGAGCTTCTTGGGTATGTTGATGGTTCTCTTCCATGTCCTCCTCAGGTGATCATGACAATGCAAGGGCCGGCCATCAATCCGGACCACCGCGTGTGGGTGCAGCAGGATCAGGCGATCCTCTCGGCCATCCAGGGCTCCCTAGGTGAGGGTGTCGCTGGCCTCGTCCTCTTCGCCGCCACCTCCATGGAGGCGTGGACAACCCTGGAGCATGCTTTTGCCAACGTCTCCACCTCTCGCACCATGGCCCTCCGTCGGCAACTTGGCGAGATCAAGAAGCTCGACTCCTCCGCCTCCACCTACTTCAACAAGATCAAGGTGGTGGCGGACACGCTGGCCTCCCTTGGTCAGCTGCTCCGCGATGAGGAGTTcgccggcttcatcctccaggGGCTGGACTCCGACTACGACAACCTGGCTCAGGCTGTCAATGGCGCCACAACGCCAATGCCTCCCCACGAGCTTTACTTGCGCCTCCAGTTCACGGAGCAGCGTGTCGAGGCCCGCCGCGCCACCGGCGTCATCACCGACCAGGCCGCGGCGCACTGGGCCAACCGTGGCCAGCGCCCGCCCGCACCTCCAGGCGCTGTCTCGGCGCCACCGGCGGCCAAACCCGCCTCTCCCTCTACACCGACCACGGGTGGCGGGCATGCTGGCGACACCTGCGTCTGCCAGCTGTGCGGCCGCCCGGGGCATCTCGCCTCGAAGTGTCACCGCCGCTTTCAGCGCAGCTTCTTGGGCATCGGCAACAATGGGCAGGGCAATGAACGCCAAGCCCAGCTCGCCGACTTTGGTCCACCTCCAGCAGCTCCTGCTGCCTTCGCTGCGGCCAAGGGCAAGGAGACTGTCCAGGGGTCTACTCCGTCGTACCCCATCGATCCTGCCTGGTACATGGATACTGGCGCCACGGATCATCTGACCAGTGAGCTTCACAAGCTTACCACCCACCAGCCCTACTATGGGCACGATAAGGTTCACACCGCCAATGGCGCAGGTATGCCCATCTCTCATATTGGCCAAGCATCTCTATTGACTAGTCATCCTagtaggcagcttcatcttcgcaATATTTTACGTGTTCCCTCGGTCACTCGTAATTTGTTATCCGTTCCGAAACTTACACTTGATAATAATGTCCTATCTGAATTTCACCCGTTTGATCTTCTTATTAAGGACCGAGCCACCCGGGATGTTCTGCTTAGTGGTAGACTCAGCCAAGGTCTGTACCGCCTGGAGGATACTACACTCTCTCGTGTCTTCAGCGGGATTCGGGTGTCGTCTTCACAGTGGCACTCTCGCCTTGGTCACCCTGCCACTCCCATAGTCCGCCATGTTCTCCACCGTCATGAGCTGCCACTAGAGTCTAGCAATAAAGAGTTAAGTGTTTGTGATGCCTGTCAGCAAGGCAAGAGTCATTAGCTCCCATTTGTTTCCTCTACTAGAGAAGTAAAGCGTCATCTTGAGATTGTGTTTTCAGATGTATGGGGCCCTGCCCAAACCTCTGTTAGTGGTCACAACTATTATGTAAGTTTCATTGATGCATATAGTCGATTTACTTGGCTTTATCTCATTAAGCgtaaatctgatgtgtttgataTATTTGTTCAGTTTCAAAAGCATGTTGAACGCCTTCTCCAGCATAAAATCATTCATGTTCAGTCCGACTGGGGGGGCGAATACCGCAACCTCAATACATTCTTTAATAAGCTTGGAGTATCTCATCGTTTGTCCTGCCCACATACACATCAGCAGAACGGTGCCGTTGAGCGTAAACACCGGCACATAGTTGAGACTGGACTCACTCTTCTTGCTCATGCCTCTGTACCTTTTCGGTTTTGGAGTGATGCATTCACTACTGCATGCTTTCTTATTAACCGTCTACCTACACGAGTGCTTCATATGAAAACTCCTAttgagcttctcttgcatgaaatTCCTGACTACACTTTTCTCAAAGTGTTTGGGTGTGCTTGTTGGCCTCATCTTCGCCCCTACAATAGTCGCAAACTTGAGTTTCGGTCTAAAAAATGTGTATTCCTTGGGTATAGTTCTCTTCACAAAGGTTATAAGTGCCTTCATGTACCAACAAATCGTGTCTACATATCGCGTGATGTTGTTTTTGATGAGAACAGCTTCCCATTCTCCACCATGACACAACCATCTACCAGTGATCCACAATTGCATTCATCTTCCATTCTGCCTGGCCAATTTGAAGATGTTGCATATGCGCCTGTGTTGTTGCCTAATCATGGTGCAGGTATTGGTCGCGGTGCCCGCCTTGAGCTTCTCCCGGACAGCGCCCCCACGCCGGCGTCTCACGTCGATCCGGCCATGCATGTGCATGCCCCGGGATCTGTGCCTAACGTGGCGCGCTCGCCCCCTGGCGACTCCCCGCCGGTCACGCCCACGGCCTCGCCACGCATGGCCAGGCCCGTCTCGCCCCTGGCCCGCGTCGCCTCTCCATTGCCTGGGTCGTCCCCGGCCTCTTCGTCGCCCGAGCCTCGCTCGCCTGGGTCTGGGCGCTTGTCGCCTTCGCCGTCGCCTCTAGCGTCTACACCGCCTGCATCGCCCAGGTCTGCGACGCCTGGGCAGTCCGCCTCGCCATCTTCCACTGCGCCTGGCTCCACGTCGGCGTCCTCACCACCGGCTGCTCCGCCTCCGCCCGTACCTGCTGCCTCGCGTCCTCATACACGCAGTCGCAGTGGCATTGTTTGCCCTAAGGAGCGCACCGACGGCACTGATGCTTGGCTGGCAGCTTGCATGGCCCATGCTATGGATGATCCCACTGCTGAACCTCGCAGTTATCAAGCCGCCATGACCATTCCCCATTGGCGGGCTGATATGGAGCAGGAGTATCAGGCTCTTCTCCAGAATGAGACCTGGACGCTTGTTCCTCCTCCCCCCGTGTCAACATCATTGACTCGAAGTGGGTCTTCAAGGTGAAGAAACATGCTGACGGTTCTATCGAGCGCTACAAAGCTCGTCTTGTTGCCAAGGGGTTCAAACAGCGTCATGGGCTTGACTATGAGGACACCTTCAGTCCTGTTATCAAGCCTACCACCATTCGGCTCCTTCTGTCTTTGGCGGTCTCCCGAGGTTGGTGTCTTCGACAGCTGGATGTCCAGAATGCATTCCTTCATGGTCTTCTCGAGGAAGAAGTCTACATGCGGCAGCCCCCAGGATTTGTTAGTCCTGATCAGCAACATCATCTGTGTCGACTGACCAAGGCTCTGTATGGATTGAAGCAAGCACCGCGTGCTTGGCATGCTCGCCTGGCTTCTGCTCTTCATACTCATGGCTTCATCCCCTCGAAGGCCGACACATCGCTGTTTCTGTTTCAGCGACCCCGTGTGACTATGTACCTACTGGTCTATGTCGATGATATTATCTTGGTCAGTTCTTCACCGACAGCTGCTACTGCTCTCATTTCTGCTCTTGGCGCTGATTTTGCTGTCAAAGATTTGGGTCAGTTGCACTTCTTCTTGGGTATTGAGGTTGCTCATCATTCCACTGGTCTGGCTCTCACTCAGAAGAAGTATTCTCTGGATCTCTTGCGCCGTGCTGGTATGCTCAAGTGCAAGATGTCGCCCACACCCATGTCTTCTACTGACAAGCTCTCAGCAACTGATGGTGTTCTCTTATCTTCCGAGGATGCAACGGAGTATCGCAGTATTGTTGGTGGCTTGCAGTACCTGACCATCACACGTCCGGACTTGTCCTATGCTGTCAACAGAGTGTGCCAGTATTTGCATGCTCCTACTGATGTACATTGGTCTGATGTCAAACGCATCTTGCGTTATGTCAGTCACACGTCTTCGTTTGGTCTTCATCTCCGGGTCAGTTCATCAGGCGTTTTGTCTGCGTTCTCTGATGCTGATTGGGCTGGGTGTCCAGAcgacaggcgatccacgggggttaTGCTGTGTTCCTAGGTCCTAATTTGATCGCCTGGAGAGCACGCAAGCAAACCACCGTTTCTCGCAGCAGTACCGAAGCCGAATATAAGGCTGTTGCCGATGCAACTGCTGAGCTCATATGGGTTGAGTCCCTTCTTCAGGAATTGGGTGTCTCTCAACCTCGTCCACCGGTCCTTTGGTGTGACAACATCGGTGCCATGTTTCTTTCATCTAATCCGGTGTTTCATGCACGGACCAAACACATAGAAATTGATTTTCATTTTGTCAGGGAACGTGTCTCGAAGAAGCTACTACAAATCAAGTTCATCTCTTCAAAGGATCAACTTGCGGACATCTTCACCAAGCCTCTACCTTTGCCCATGTTTGAGGTCTGTAGGCGCAATCTCAACCTTCATGCTACATCAGGAGTGAGTTGAGATTGAGGGGGGTGTTAGACTTTGTATAGCTGCTCTTATATTATACGTGTATATATACGTTGTAcccctatatatatatgagatatgCCACCCCTAGAGGGCTGAGCAAGTTCCCCATAAACATTATTTTACAGTATTTATAGGCACTCAACCTGGACATGATTCAAAGCCGTGTGCGCGCAAGCTTCTCATCGCTGCCACACCTTCAAGCGCATGTGAGGATATTGATATTGTCAACAGTTTGGACCCCGCAATCCAGCGCACGTTGATGCGTGCATATATGAGGTTTGACCAAAATCTTATCGTTTCGCATAGTGGATAGATAAAAATAAAACCAGCTCGCTAAGATAATTGAGACGATGCAACGGCACAAACCACGTGTCTTCTTCTAGTATATTACTACTTCATCCCAAGGCTCAGAGCATATTTAGTTGGGTTCTCAAACCGTTCCCTGAGGGATCTGGGTGCGTAGGACAAAAAAACGATTTCAGTCGTGTTTCCCAAAGCCTCTTTTTATCCTGCGTCGCTCAATACGATGTCCGGCGTCTCGAGTCCATCACCGCTACACAGGGAACACTCCGGACACGCCGGacgcaacgaaaagcgaggcgaggagGCGTGAGCCCGACGCGTCAGTAGGACAGGAAAAATTTGTCCCCTCTCCCACCAAATCGCGCCTCTCCCGCCGCGCATTTCTGCCCTCCCAACACATTTGACCTCCTATCCTACCGATTTATTGCTCCCTCCCGCCGTCGCTACTATGTACCTCCCatcgccgctaccctctccccatccATGACGCCACCGACAGCCCCCAAAAAATGaccaagaaagcggccaagaagccgtcaggcaatgagacgaaaggggcgaaggcacccttcgcgaagccgcggaaggcaccggctccgaagaagaagccggaaggctGGACCGATGATCAGTGGCATCAAGACTGTCTGCGCCGGAAGATGTCGACGACGGAGTGGAAGGGACGGAGGGCGGcgcagctggagaagaaggcgttGGCGGCGCGCGCGCACCAGCACACACTGGCCGGGTGTATCGCTGCCACCAAcacgagcccatggagtacgtcgaTGCCGGTGTACATTCCAGGAGTGGTCTCTCCGTCGATATCCAggttctacaacgacggcccctccgccactcccgggtgcgtgacgccaaacttgtcgccgcactaccaggatacgttgccgcatggcggcttcaaccccaactccGTCTTCTACTCCCCAGCGTACAAGCAAGCGTcccagcgcgagccaggacccggtgcAGACGGCGCCCCGTTCACTGGCCGCAGGGGCCTGCTCGAATTCaacggcgccggtgctgaggaggaggagggggaggaggaggaggaggggagggggtggaggacgaggaAGACGACGAGGACGAAGTCGGCAGCGACAAAGAGGATGACGAGGGTGCCGGTGAGGATGTTGATGATCTCGTGGCGGTTGACGCGGCCGGTgtcggaagaagaagaagaagaagaagaagaagaagaagaagaagaagaagaagaagaagaagaagaagaaggcgtcgggcacatgAGTGAGCAATGAATCCAttatcggcgccaaccaaaagtaCGAGAAGTATTGGGAaaggatcaaggccgagttcgatgagcgcaagctaatCAACAACGACTACAataaagtgacaatgaagaggagccaaaagacAATATCGACgtgatgggccatcatccaggcgtcggtgaacatgttccatgggttacaTCACGAGATCGAGACTAGAGGTGACAGCGGCATCGACGTCAGCCAAATAGTACGACTCTTTCTTAGATAATCTATGGCGCCTACATTTTGTTCGACGAAATGATTGTGTTTCCTTTGGTTATTTCGACAAGGCCATGGATATGTACCGGAAGTTCTCGGAAGGGAATAAGTcgttcgcgctgatgcattgctatagcaagctcaagaAGAACCACAAATGACAGTTGACACGCATTTCCTTGTCAAAGGAGAaagacgccattgatctggatgcGCCGCTAGCAACATCGGCAGGGCGTACTattggcaacaaggctgccaaggccgtcttggccgacgctgcgtcgtCCGAGAAGACGCAGGCGTTGATCATGCAATGCCTCGTCGAGGTCTCCTCGACCTTGTTCTCCCACGACAAAAAGGACGATGAAAGTTGGGCGGCGCTGCTCAAGAAGCAAGAGGATAagatggagctcaagaaacgcagggacgacatgtccctccTGAGAGCGCCGATAgaaggaatgtctccccggacgcggacaacacacaacttcttcaaaggtcaGATCCTCGatgacatcgaagccaaaatggcagcGGCCCTGGCAGCGGCATCAACCCCAACCCCGGAGCAAGAGCCGGCAGACGCCTCTGCGAAAGCATCTGCTAGTACACCTGCGTCGGCCTATGTGTTGGCGAGCGAGCATGCACACCGGACTGATCACGACGAGGTcgtcgtgatcgacgggcctgcATCGACTCAGGATGCGCTGTTGGCATCGGCGTCGCCCAAACCCTTCTTCTAATTTTTACATCGGcatgtaatatgatcgcgcgtccagtactttgatcgccgctactctgatcgcgacgacttcggcgggaacgatctcttttgaatgcaaactatttgaatttctgattggggactgacacgcgtacagcacgcgaccgttgggaacaccaagtggaaggtgtgatgcgtacagcagtaagtttccctcagttagaaaccatggtttatcgaaccagtaggagtcaagaagcacgttgaaggttgatggcggtgaagtgtagtgcggcgcaacaccagggattccggcgccaacgtggaaccttcacaacacaaccaaattactttgccccaacgtgacagtgaggttgtcaatctcaccggcttgctgtaacaaaggattagatgtatagtgtggatgatgattgtttgcagaaaacagtagaacaagtattgcagtagattgtattcgattaaaagaatggaccggggtccacagttcactagaggcgtctctcccataagaataagcatgttgggtgaacaaattacagttgggcagttgacaaataaagagggcatgaccatgcacatacatgatatgatgagtattgtgagatttaattgggcattacgacaaagtacatagaccgctatccagcatgcatctatgcctaaaaagtccaccttcaggttatcattcgaaccccttccagtattaagttgcaaacaacagacagttgcattaagtatggtgcgtaatgtaatctacaactacatccttagacatagcatcgatgttttatccctagtggcaacagcacatccacaaccatagaactttctgtcactgtcccagatttaatggaggcatgaacccactatcgagcataaatactccctcttggagttaagagtaaaaacttggccagagcctctactaataacggagagcatgtaagatcataaacaacacatagataatagattgataatcaacatagcatagtattctctattcatcggatcccaacaaacacaacatatagcattacagatagatgatcttgatcatgttagacagctcacaagatccaaccatgaagcacaattaggagaagacgaccatctagctactgctatggacccatagtccaggggtgaactactcactcatcactccggaggcgaccatggcggtgaagagtcctccgggagatgattcccctctccggcagggtgccggaggcggtctcctgaatcccccgagatgggattggcggcggtggcgtctctggaaggttttccgtatcgtggctctcgcatgcgggggtttcgcgacgaaggctttaagtaggcggaagggcaggtcaagaggcgtcacgggggccccacacaatagggccgcgcgggccccctgtaggccgcgccgccctactgtggcggcgccccatggccccacttcgtgactccttcggtcttctggaagcttcgtgtgaaaataggcccctgggcgttgatttcgtccaattccgagaatatttccttactaggatttctgaaaccaaaaacagcaaacaagaatcggctcttcggcatctcgttaataggttagtgccggaaaatgcataaatatgacataaagtatgcataaaacatgtagatatcatcaataaagtggcatggaacataagaaattatcgatacgttggagacgtatcagcatccccaagcttagttcctgctcgtcccgagtaggtaaacgataacaaagataatttctggagtgacatgccatcataatcttgatcatactagctgatacgtctccgacgtatcgataatttcttatgttccatgccacattattgatgatatctacatgttttatgcatactttatgtcatatttatgcattttacggcactaacctattaacgagatgccgaagagccagttgctgttttctgctgtttttggtttcagaaatcctagtaaggaaatattcacggaattggacgaaatcaacgcccaggggcctattttgccacgaagcttccagaag
This Lolium perenne isolate Kyuss_39 chromosome 1, Kyuss_2.0, whole genome shotgun sequence DNA region includes the following protein-coding sequences:
- the LOC127331539 gene encoding uncharacterized mitochondrial protein AtMg00810-like, which encodes MYLLVYVDDIILVSSSPTAATALISALGADFAVKDLGQLHFFLGIEVAHHSTGLALTQKKYSLDLLRRAGMLKCKMSPTPMSSTDKLSATDGVLLSSEDATEYRSIVGGLQYLTITRPDLSYAVNRVCQYLHAPTDVHWSDVKRILRYVSHTSSFGLHLRVSSSGVLSAFSDADWAGCPDDRRSTGVMLCS